A single window of Crassostrea angulata isolate pt1a10 chromosome 8, ASM2561291v2, whole genome shotgun sequence DNA harbors:
- the LOC128157717 gene encoding uncharacterized protein LOC128157717, whose product MSDCECDFSDCDCDCGGCNDCCGDDQDCCGCCNDDTGNDQTNVEGQRGDNQGCWFCVIMTDEDCDCCDNERRRRRRYEQRRQNEAQNCQLQRYEQNDQNEAQNGQPDMQTTQTDPNNQPVISTQPPSYDEATSDAVTSQPV is encoded by the exons ATGTCAGACTGTGAGTGTGATTTCAGCGACTGTGATTGTGATTGCGGAGGTTGCAACGATTGTTGCGGGGATGATCAAGATTGTTGTGGATGCTGTAACGATGACACCGGAAATG ATCAAACTAATGTTGAAGGACAAAGGGGAGATAACCAAG GCTGTTGGTTTTGTGTCATAATGACGGACGAGGATTGCGATTGCTGTGATAATGAGCGCCGGAGACGCAGACGTTATGAACAACGACGTCAGAACGAGGCTCAAAACTGTCAACTACAACGTTATGAACAAAATGACCAGAACGAGGCTCAAAATGGTCAACCTGACATGCAGACGACACAGACTGATCCAAACAATCAACCGGTGATCTCAACTCAGCCCCCATCTTACGATGAGGCAACCAGTGATGCGGTTACATCCCAGCCAGTTTGA
- the LOC128158222 gene encoding cholecystokinin receptor type A-like produces the protein MANETYKQFQLMDRFSDITLSNIILVIIGAFIGVIGNTVVIFFYFFRIKERGERYFIPLLGIVDLLGCLISPPYYIMDNMYLLSYPSTAACRILSFVQIFIPGISGHTLLVISIQRYLLVCRPFGPKMTHFWKRVSFGVVCLMSIAYSTPLLFTAGVFEEEITFMNHNVTIEVCRFAVEPSLSMNMYVCLLFLLMVVNLIVTVGLYVPVLKRVKFSLCVREVKCKVHRDSNVASETENEATGTSEIQTDQDEKGQYRYSNELQNIKVSVLIGKSGSEDKSKDVVETTDNQRSSLNIPAENLKYNEENNVANHLKTTKKKTVKSKSRSAQRRITTMIFVLILAYVLSYTAPLIILILLFTLKGFTYHTMTRAEMGVWVYLTRLVFLNHIVNPFVYGYFDTKFRKQIRLCCRRKNEHV, from the coding sequence ATGGCCAACGAAACGTACAAACAGTTCCAGCTGATGGATAGGTTTTCTGATATAACCTTAAGTAACATCATTCTCGTAATAATCGGTGCTTTCATTGGAGTAATTGGAAACACTGTGGTCATTTTCTTCTACTTCTTCCGCATTAAGGAGAGAGGAGAAAGATATTTCATTCCTCTGCTTGGAATAGTGGATCTACTCGGATGCTTAATCAGTCCGCCATATTACATCATGGATAATATGTATTTGTTGAGCTACCCCAGTACTGCCGCATGTCGAATTTTATCTTTCGTACAGATTTTTATTCCGGGAATATCAGGACATACACTTCTTGTTATATCAATTCAGAGATACCTTCTTGTCTGTAGGCCATTTGGACCGAAAATGACACATTTCTGGAAACGAGTTTCATTTGGTGTCGTGTGTTTGATGTCTATTGCCTATTCCACTCCGCTACTCTTCACTGCTGGGGTCTTTGAAGAAGAGATAACGTTTATGAACCACAACGTTACTATAGAAGTGTGCAGGTTTGCTGTTGAACCGTCGTTGTCAATGAATATGTACGTTTGTCTCTTGTTTCTGTTAATGGTGGTAAATTTAATCGTAACTGTTGGACTCTATGTTCCTGTTCTTAAACgtgttaaattttcattatgtGTCAGAGAAGTTAAATGTAAGGTCCACAGGGATAGTAATGTCGCCTCAGAGACAGAAAATGAAGCCACGGGGACATCTGAAATACAAACTGATCAAGATGAAAAGGGCCAATACCGTTATTCCAATGAACTACAAAATATAAAAGTGTCAGTATTGATTGGGAAGTCTGGAAGTGAAGATAAGTCGAAAGATGTGGTAGAAACAACCGACAACCAACGTTCATCTTTAAATATTCCTGCAGAAAACCTCAAATATAATGAAGAAAATAATGTTGCCAATCACCTTAAAAccacaaaaaagaaaactgtAAAATCAAAAAGCAGATCCGCTCAAAGACGGATAACGACGATGATTTTCGTTCTGATCTTGGCGTACGTGCTTTCTTACACAGCCCCTCTCATAATTCTGATTCTTCTGTTTACGTTAAAGGGATTCACGTACCACACAATGACCAGGGCTGAAATGGGTGTGTGGGTTTACCTGACGAGACTTGTGTTTCTGAATCACATTGTCAATCCTTTCGTCTACGGTTATTTTGATACAAAGTTCAGAAAACAGATACGTTTATGTTGTAGAAGAAAAAACGAACATGTTTAA